A region from the Oceanidesulfovibrio marinus genome encodes:
- the qmoC gene encoding quinone-interacting membrane-bound oxidoreductase complex subunit QmoC, producing the protein MQRLNPDPQFVRELQGVGGDALTKCYQCATCSVACPISPSSQPYPRKEMIWAQWGLKDKLMSDVDVWLCHNCGTCSDLCPRGARPGDLLAAIRNMTYRSLVGPSVFAKWMSSPKYLPMLAVIPAILFLVIWGIMAGVNGTLFPLTEDGHVVYGLIFPGDYTIDPIFILVTIYVLVAFYTGVTRLLKRFKPEGEVIYVGGKKPSVIRCLWDTIVGEIVTHKKFADCGEDKAPRKIGHLAIFYAFIALAIVTSIVAWGHWLPVFLGWGGIEIHGIHTPMPQAFPVKVLANFGAILGLVGLTVLTANRVAKDPKKTESNYYDWYLLGVIWAIFLTGIACELLRLANFKYLAYPTYFVHLVAVFMLIGYLPWSKLGHLVYRTAALTYARYLGRKVM; encoded by the coding sequence ATGCAGCGACTCAATCCCGACCCGCAATTCGTCCGGGAGCTGCAGGGGGTGGGCGGAGACGCCCTCACCAAGTGCTATCAATGCGCGACCTGCAGCGTGGCTTGTCCCATTTCGCCCTCCAGTCAGCCGTATCCCCGCAAGGAGATGATCTGGGCGCAGTGGGGTCTCAAGGACAAACTCATGTCGGATGTCGACGTCTGGCTGTGCCACAACTGCGGCACGTGCTCGGACCTGTGTCCGCGCGGCGCCCGGCCTGGTGATCTGCTGGCGGCCATCCGCAACATGACCTACCGTTCCCTGGTCGGTCCGTCCGTATTTGCCAAATGGATGAGCTCTCCGAAGTACCTGCCCATGCTCGCCGTCATCCCGGCCATCCTGTTCCTGGTGATCTGGGGCATCATGGCCGGCGTCAACGGGACGCTGTTCCCCCTCACCGAGGATGGGCACGTGGTCTACGGTCTGATCTTCCCGGGCGACTACACCATCGACCCCATCTTCATACTCGTAACGATCTATGTGCTGGTGGCGTTCTACACCGGTGTCACAAGGCTCCTCAAGCGCTTCAAACCAGAGGGCGAGGTCATCTATGTGGGCGGCAAGAAGCCCAGCGTGATCCGTTGCCTGTGGGACACCATTGTCGGCGAGATCGTCACCCATAAGAAGTTTGCTGACTGCGGCGAGGACAAGGCGCCCCGCAAGATCGGCCATCTGGCCATCTTCTACGCCTTCATCGCCTTGGCGATAGTCACGTCAATCGTGGCCTGGGGACACTGGCTGCCGGTGTTCCTCGGCTGGGGCGGTATCGAAATCCACGGCATCCACACGCCCATGCCGCAGGCCTTCCCGGTCAAGGTTCTGGCCAACTTCGGCGCCATCCTGGGTCTCGTGGGACTCACCGTGCTGACCGCGAACCGCGTGGCCAAGGATCCCAAGAAGACCGAGAGCAACTACTACGACTGGTATCTGCTCGGCGTCATCTGGGCCATCTTCCTGACCGGTATTGCCTGTGAGCTCCTGCGGCTGGCGAACTTCAAGTACCTGGCCTACCCCACCTACTTCGTGCACCTGGTGGCGGTGTTCATGCTCATCGGCTACCTGCCTTGGTCCAAGCTCGGCCACCTCGTCTACCGGACGGCCGCGCTGACGTATGCCCGCTATCTGGGCCGCAAGGTCATGTAG